tttgcACAGGATTCCTACGAAGTCGTGCCACCGACTCAACGTTGACTTTCCAATTCTTGCAGGCCGTCACGTACAAAGCCATAAAGCCACTCGAATCAAAAGTCAAGTTGGTCCGttcttttttaactttcatgAGAAATCCTATGAACCTAAAAAgaacaaacaaatttaaaatggaataaatatcacaaaaaattaacattcataTCACAGTATTGTTTTCCGTATCACATTCCGAATTCCTTGAACCTATTCTAAgccgttttgaaaattcaaccaATCAACATTAAAAATTCTATGTTTTCTTCCGAACTTTGGAAGATTTGGCCTTTTCGAAGTAGGGTTCTAAGCGAGCATCTACAAGACACTCGATCATGCGCATCATTTCTTCCTCTAATTTGTTGTAGCTATCAGGTTCAATGGTTCTGTAACCGGAAGTACTAGAATCATCATTGTTCTTGTTGGGAGGGTTATGTTTCAGGTAACATCCTTCACTTCTGGATCCTGATCTTGAATCAGACTGATTGTGTTGGGTTGATCTACTGATGGGTTCCGAGAAATTAGAAAAGGAATCATCATCTACCGAATTAGAATCATAACTTGAATGTGTAGGGTTGGGGTTATTAATCAAAAGTTCATATTTCTGGTACTTACAAGTGGCGATGATAGGCAGATGTCTAGTTTCTGCATCTCTGCACAGGACCTGAAGATCCTGGTGTAAAGCCTGCATGAGCTTCCGACTTCTTACCAGATCGATCGGCAAAAGTTTTCCCTGTGCCTTCATCGAGCTCCATATGGCCAGTGATGATTCCAAATCAGCAGCTAACGATCCAACCGGGTAATTGGGATGCGATGAGTTTACTGGACACGGCATTTCCGCAGACTCATCGCTGTCCGAATCATCAGCGTCGTAGTCCGTCGATTGGAATTCCACCGGCACATATTTCACTTTAACTTTAATTCTCCTTCGCTTCACCAtgcttgttttgtttatgtgaTCGGTTTGACAATGTGCTGTGCTGCAATTGTATTAGGTGTGGGTTAAAAGTGTtgccatgttgattgttgttaaaattatgcaaaataaaattatgcttTGTTAAAACATGAAcattgaacataaattttctcaaacaaCACGAGCAACCAAAACCATCGAATTCTTTGACGGGAAAAATGGTTTTGGAAAGCGATTAAAGTCCTTCTTCTGGTCGGGACCTTCTCTAAACACAAAACATCGTATTAAGCACTTTTTTACACTAAATTGATGGGTGTACGGCGACAGCCATTCGTGGATCGCACGAATCCCTGCCACCTCCCgtcagaaaaaaatccttagATTTTTGTATTCTACGCGGTCGTCTCTTGGTTACCTTTCGCGGACTtttagttgggcgccatttgTTACGGATAGAAAagcagcggctagaccagccaaggcaaggtactcaagagtacggaacctcagggccggctggctactgggtaaccaaggacttttcgggtaaaatacaacaaatcgggaatttcatgtttctttgcgtttttattgatgtttttattgtggcgtgttgtctgtgtgtataaacaatgttctgtgtcttGTGTGGCGTGTAATTGCTTCACTAACCGTgatgtgctgctgctgttgctgctctGTCGCGACGTCGTTGTTCCGGAAATCcagttccggaagcaggaggGCCGTCAATGTACTGGCGTATTGACGGAGTGCCGAAACcgtcggcgccagcgggcgttgctggactcggtcgttgcaggcgtcttccttcaTAGGCTTTTAATCGGtctgcccacgagagtgccccgtatccggacagaCCGAGAAGGGAAGTTCTCCTTTATATTTAGAGGTCCTCAGACCCCGAGAACGTTGTTGATGCTGATCCTTTACGATAAGGCGCGAGACCACAAGGGATCTGCGGGCCGACCCGTGAGAAAGCCAACCGGCGTTATCGGGTGAATTCCTTAGAACGTCACAGACACTAAACGGAAACTATGACTTCACACACGGACGCCTGATTTAGAAGAGAGCGAATTTTCCtgaagcaagcttccttttcgccttccatgttctctttttctttcctccttttcctcctctgttaattgacagcagccagcagaaaaatgtagcctactgtggtgctatcttgttgtgagactcgacaaggaacatgaattttctagagctaaatatacaatactacaaaaatgaaaacaaaaatcaaacgatttgtaaccaaccggttacaaTACTTCTGAACcatttgagcaaaaaaaaaaaaattagaaaaaatcaacagttcatgagttttcaagtagacaatgaagaatttccgaggTATTTGTGCAaacttatttttaccatgtctttttgcatcgtaaatatctcaaacatacgttaacttaaaaatctatcaaaaagatgcaagatagtccttttcataaccaacacaacgctactaaagtttagcATATCCCAGCTttagtaacgtagctatcaccgaaataaagtgcccggatgctaaatgatcatagccttatcagGCACATCTTTCAATCATTGCTGGACTGCGGAAACTTTCCCTCATTGTGGAAAGAAGCTCacatgtttcctgtccacaaaaaAGGAGATAAGAGAGATGTGAGCAACTACCGCGGAATCTCCGCTTTATGCGCGATCGCCAAACTTTTTGAACTGGTtgttttggatccaattttctcattttgcaagcatCACAGTACAACAAACACATTAGAAAAGCTAAAAGGAGTAGTTGGAGGCACATGTGTGAAACCGTTCAATCTACGCCAGAAGCTGCCAGGCTCCAGAAAGTTCTATCCAAAGAACATTCAAATGGACTaggtcaattgaagaaaaacaacggGGAGTTCACTACAGACCCGGAAGAAACCCTTCAATTACTACTGAGTACGCATTTCCCAGAATCCATCGGTTTAGAGATTAAGGACACTCCGGCTGAACAACGCAATCGGAATGTCAGACGTGATGAAGCTCTCCGCAAATCGCGCGCAATCTTTACACCGTCAATGGTTAACTGGGCAATAAGTACATTCGAGCCATTCAAAGCTGCTGGTGAAGATGGGATTATacccaggcttccgaaaagtacagctttgctatgacagcctttttcttgccaaacaaactgtctcggttttccttaccactcggttcgctgctgtaccgtcggtaacgaatcgtaatgcttcggctacatcgcacacgtgcgagaacccagactgtatctgaacaatctgctcaaagcatgcgttgccgaaagtgttgtgcttcAAGCTGTAGCGagcccaaccgacagttcggttttcatcccttcatgcctcctgtttcgaaaataatttcatcctgactgtcggctgcagggcgtgacagtttttgcaggactgtcacgggtgactgtcatgcccataccgtacccatgcccgatcgtatgcgctgctgctcggtttcgaATAGTTCGAACGAGCCATCTATTCGCACCGAGCAGCATACGATACGATCggcgtaacgcgatgtgtggtgtcggcgcaggttaggcgaaaagggaaggggagggtgattggagtgatcaccacccgcagtagcttcaagcaaaaggaaaatgcatacgttcgttcgaaattaactcggcccgattgaatctcggctacagtcggacggagtaagtagtactgtcatgcgaaattcaacgcattgaaaactgtcacgaagatatttccaaaactgtcacgaagcttaaaaaattttcatacccacgaacaagcTCTCGCATGGGGTAAAACGAGGcctcgctgtacatcgcacgaccgctccttttcaaactgtcggggaagaaatattcgggaagctttcaccgaggtgcatgtgcgactttcgcaagaatactgtcgttcgccagtacttttcggatgCCTGATTATACCAATCCAAATacagcaagcaaaacaaatggtAACACCTGCTTTGGTTGAGATGTTCGTAGCCAGTATGACACTTTGTCATATTCCCACACAGTGGAGAAAGGTGCGCGTTATCTTCATCCCAAAAccagggaaaaaagataaaacccaACCAAAGGCATTCAGACCTATCAGTCTGACATccattatcttaaaaataatggagaagatacttgacgagCACATTAAATCGCAGTATCTTAGCTCAAGTAAGCTGAACAATTTTCAGTTtgcttacaaaaaaggtatgtcaacggttacggccttacatactttaacacaaaaactagaaaagaccctagaggcaaaagaaatagcactcgcttcttttctagacattgaaggggcattcgacaacgcatctcacaGTTCAATCGAAACAACTATGAAAAGACGAGGATGCCACTCGGCAATTGTTAACTGGACTAGTAGCATGCTTATAAATAGAACCATCTATGCAAGTttgggaggacttacaatcaaagccactccaacaaagggatgtccccaaggtggggttctatcaccgttgttgtggttattgatcgtggacgacctcctaaacaaacttgtatctatgGGTTTCGAAGTTATTGactttgcagacgacgtagtaataatagttcggggaaaatatgagaatgtgttgtcaaacagaatgcaatctgcacttaactacgcactattctggtgcagggaagagggactgaacattaacccttccaaaactactgtggtAGCATTCACTACGAGACGAAAAACTGCACTAAAACCACTAACATTAGACGGGGAAGTGCTAAACTTCGAATCAcaggtgaaatatttaggcatcaTACTAGattcaaagctatcatggaatccgcagatagagcatgtaatagcCAAGGCTACAATAGTTCTATGGgtttgcctcaaaggagtagggaaaaaatggggactaaggccgaaaattatccattggatatttacagctataataagacccaaaatctcgtaTGCTTCTTTAgtgtggtggaccaaaactgtgcaagctacggcccggaagaaactagcgaagcttcaaagaatagcaaccctagctataactggcgctatGCGAAGCAAATCAAACGAGGCTCTGAATGccactacatcaatttattgagttagaggcagaacgtagtgccttgagactctccaaaaacaaaactctctatgagggggatcttacaggacacctaaAAATcctgaagatatttaaaataaactcacttattgtaaaGAACGATGACTGGATGGAACCCGTTTTCaatctagacataccatacaatgtaactatcaacgatagggacgtgtgggagtcaggtggacctgcggttccttcCAGATCGATAAAATTCTTTAGGCTGATGgatcaaaaatggataatagaactggggcaggggtgttcggacctagactcaggatctcaattccgatgggaaactggccaacagtattccaagcagaagttcaagcaattctagaatgcactttagcctgtttgaaaagaggatacagatacacaaatatctatatatattctctgacagccaggctgctctccgggcactaagtacgttcacatgttactccaagatagtatgggagtgtattgttgcactaagaaacctggccgtacggaacagagtatttttattctgggttccaggccactgcggtatcctagggaacgaagaagcagaccagctagctagggaaggatctcagggcctgttaattggacctgaacctttctgcggagtatcgaggagtgccttgaatatggaactcaagaactgggaaagcaccactattgtctccaattggagaacagcagagggagcagctcaggcgaaaagattcattgaaccaagcgcacgactctccaaaaacatgttgaacctaAGTAAGCatgagttaagtacttacacaggtttcttgaccggacattgtccaacaaaacaacatctcaaacggataaacattattcaaaacgatgactgCCGGATCTGCGggctcgaaaaagaaactgcagagcatcttctatgcaactgctgcgccctcctaaataggagagagcgtgtacttggggcaaagttaataaacgCACAAgaaatatggttgcatatcagccctaagaaggttatatcatacatctttgatatcatacccgattgggataaaatgcttagtcagcaatcaactgtcactccaatcaatagtgcaggtgagcctgatagcatatattaacgcggggtaattaccacaatagatcaactactggtcgcagtgggctctcccctacaaggaaaaaaaaagcatcacttctccaacgatcagccttggattcttgtttcgtatggccaaagatttcaaagacgTACGTTTGCCTGAAAAGTCCTTATTGTTGTATAGTTCGTTCTATTCTTGAGTACGCTTCAGCTGattggtgccctttctaccagaatggagCTGAAAGAATCAAGGCTATCCAGCTGGTTTTTCTTGCGGTACGCTCTACGACACCTAAACTGgcaagatccgtttcgtttaccaagctatgaaAACCGTTGCCGTCTCATAGgcttagatacgcttcaagtACGCCGAAATGCTACACGTGCTCTAGTTGTAGCGGACCTTCTTATATCTATAATCGACTGCCCCGAACTGTTGGAGGCCATACCTCTCAGCGAACGACCGCGAGGATTACGAAACCAGAACCTGCAGCTCTACGTTGTGGTTTATTAATGCAACATAAGATTTACAGATTTACAGATACGTTCCTATTAGCCTGAACAATTACGGGGCCGAAAGCGCTTTCATCggcattctaaaaacttttaatcggttttccgaacatttcgacttcgacgtctcaagaaacgtattccgaagaaaaattttaagtataTCAAGTATTGTGTAGTTTaatgttgatattaattttaatttgttagttaTAGTGTAGCCAttaggatcaatatgtgatccgttgatgttttaaacaataaacaatctgaaatcatcatctgatatggaaaagtggtagaaaaaatggcaaatacGGTTGATGTTACGATTTTGCAGAAATTGATGGGATgtattttacgaaaattttgaaaatccatcaAAACATGTaggtaaaagtttaaaaaaaactttacaaaaacatatttttaccaaatttttacattatttcttcatggAATCGAAAATTGTATGTGACCCGATTGTAAGTGGTACAAGCCGAATTCAAATTCTAAGAAATCATTACCTATTTGAAGTTATTTTAAGCTCGGCTTCTAGAGTTGAAAACAGCCAGTTTCCAGTAGCACCAACTCCACGAGAAATGACGAGAAGCACAAATATTTAAATCCAGAAAATTTGCTCCTATCGCGGGTATGCAAAACCATCTGTCAAACAGAAGAGAGATGTTATGTACGTATCGTACGTATGTACCTAGGGATGTATGAAGATTCGCACGGACAAAACACGTACCATTGAAATTGCGCGTACGTGCGTAAATCAAAAATAAGTCAACCAGAATGAGGCAAGTGGTTGGGTGTAGGTTACGATTTGTGTGGGTGTATGTGTCCGTTTTTATGTTTGCTAGAAATCCACCCGACATAAGGCGGATACGATGTTTTACTAGCGCGCACCTGAGCAGCATCCTTCCTGCTGCTGACTGCGAAGGATGCCAGATGGAAATGTAATCATCCGCGTTTTCCGCGTTGTTCTGTCGAAGAATCTTTTCCTTTCCAACCCAACGATGTTGGGGTTCCGGAGATGGGTGGGTTGGCTGGCGAACGACCTTGAGGGGGAAAGCTGTGACGAGAGCTTTTACGATATGGTCTCTCTCGCATCGTGGTTCGGGTCCTCGAAAGCTTCGTCGCACCAAACTGTTGCTCTTGTTCCTGTGAGTGGCTGCTGTGCTGACTGACGATGGGTGTTCTCGGTGGATGGTTTTTCGCTTCGGTTCTCTCACGGATGACGACAGAAGCAACAGGCGAACGTTTTTCCTGGATCGGTGTGCTGGAACAAGGGGGTGGTTTGAAGGTGGAGGCTATTTTCCCTTCCATTTTTGGGGGTTTAGGTCAGGATCGTCAGCCTCATCAACCTCCTCGGGTAGTCGGGCGagagaaagtgaaaattttccgTTTCAGTCTTAGACTACCCTCGACGCGCTCGACACGCATCGACAAGGATTTCGTCCGTTCGGTTAGGAGATTCTTCCTCTTCCCAGGGGTTGTGAGAGGTCCGGGATTCTGCACTGGGGGATACTGGGAGTGTAGTGTAGTGTTCCTGTTGCAGATTTAGCTATCTGGATCTTTGCCTAGTTGTAGGGGCTTTGATTAGGTGTCTCTGTTTGGATAATGTAGTGTTGTGGTGTGTTTGAAGTGGCCAACTCTAGCTGGCCTACAGGCTTCGGGGCTAGGCTCCGTGGATGGCTCTGGCCAGCACAGCCGAGGGATTGCTGGTAGCCTTGAGAGTGTAGCTAAAAATAGCGATGCTGCACGAAGGATGGGCGCAACCGTTGCTGGAGGAAGAAGTAGAGAGCATCATCGTTAAACAGGAAGGATGCCAGTAAAACGAATGAAAAACACATTagtgaaaaatgaaatcaacatcaaataaaaaagcCATTCCCGTTCCAGCTTTGGTTTTCGCTCTGGCTTTGGCCCAGGGAAGCTGTTAGGAGTGGTCGCAAAAAGGGTGAAGAAACAGGAAGCTGCTACCAATCGTCCATTAGTCGGTTTTAGAATCTTTTCCGAAGGGAGGAAGATTACACACAACTCTCTAGGACAACAACCGCCCTGTTGCTTCTTCGAGCTAAGCAAAGTGAAGGGAGAAGAAGTAGAAGAAGGAATATTCCCACGCGGCACTTCTCCTTCTTCGGGTGAAGAAGCGAGCAGCTGCCTTGAGGAGAGATTAAAGCTGTTTGTCTGCTTTCTGTTGCTCAACTAGTGGGTACTTTAGCGGTGAAAGTGTTGTGCTCTCGGGCTTTTGTAAGTGTGTTTATGAGTGTTTTTTAAGGCCCGACTAATGAAGCAGTAAAACCACCTGTCGATCCCAATTAGCGCGGTAATTTCGCGAACGACTCAACGATTCCCTGGTTGCGTGTGTATTGTGAGATTTTCCTGGATCTGGAGCGCTCGTGGGGCAAAATGTGAGTACTCTCGTTTAATTTCACCCCCTTTATTGTCAGCCTCAACCAAAAGTAATGATCAGAATAGAAAGTTGTACGATTCTTCCCGAAGCgaaattaaaaaggaaaaaaatatttacccgTGAACCGAAAGCAGCTTTCCGCATAGTAAGTCGGTAAATAAAAGTTATTCTCAAATTTCACGATAATCATCCCCAGAACGTAGGAAAGCAAGAAAAGTAAAAGCCTAAGCCCAACCAGAGATGGATGAAAAACTTCCAAGAAGTGCGCGTCATGGAAAATATCTTCATCGGCTTTCGGTCCGGGCTGGATTGGAAGGTTAAAAATAGCTCCCTACAAATGAATCTCGGAGCAACCTTCCCTGAGATGAAACCCTCATTGTGCTGCGAAGCAGCTTAGGCAGAAACAggagcaaaaaatataaaaaataaaccagAGATTGAAAACTTGAACCTCAAAGGACCATCATCCAGCTGCCAAACTAACGGAGGAACGAAAGACGTCTTCGTCTCCTTTATCGCATCACATAGAGAGGACTGAAGTTTTAATTACCTTgagggttttgtttttttttgtagctcgGACCCCAACAAATAGCCAAGCCCCAATCCAAGGTtggatcaattttgacaaaGGTCTGGCTAAGGTCGCCCGGAACCAATACCAATACAGGCATCGAGTAGCTTTTCATCTCATCCTTGAAAATTCTCGTTGACCTGACCTAATTTTGGCGCCTGGCGGCCATCATCCTCCCAAAAGCCCTTGAATTTTTAACTAACCTGACGAGGGGTCAAATTGTACTGAAACATCCAGGGAAATGTTGTTGGCATTGAAAATCGGTCACTCAAGTTTCAGGTTTTGATCATTTTCTTTTCTTGATTGACAAAGGTTGAATTTCGGAAATTGAGGGATTAAGGATGAGATTTTAAGCTTTCCTATGTTGTGTGATAgcgtttaattgaaaaatgtctaaaatgacgAATTAAAAATGCAATTCGAAGCTacatatttaacatttttcctaCACAATTACGATcatctgacaaaaaattaaagaaaatgaacattttttttacaaatttgactaTATTTTACATTCTTCATGGAACACTCACTATGTttgattcttcttcttcttcatcttacatcaacatggccaaaacatgtaggcatcctggaaaatgggagacttgcgtctatcatttttcttttcagtgtattacctgttacatattcctatgcattgcaggtattactacggccaggccaaccatgtgatgaaaaccgcgaaagatacaggatacaggggcggaatgaagcgtggagatccctaccaaacgcttcatataatattttgaatgtggaaagacctaaatatgaatttatgtcatttgggaaagtatatatggaatattgatacattaaatgctgTTATGGAATTAGGAAATTACAATACTTACCAACATTATACTCCTAgtgttgaataaaatattcatattcataacaaatcatataaaagctactttaaaaatgtataaatattCCTTGTTTACCTGAAAACCCAAAACGGAAAATTTCGCACGTGTTATAACAAAAACAATATAATATAATACGAAGTTATAAAATAcgatataatataaaaataaacaatacacagtacaattcctgaaatatgATTTATCATGATTCACTCAAGCAATATTTCATAATATAAAAAGAAGTCCGTTCAATTCTGGAAAAcatgattgaaataaataatacaatatgtgagtttaaattaaaaacaaaactaaatatTACTAGCAACTTTATTAATGAAGATTTcaccttgatttttgttttaaaaatcaatttaacggTTGTATCGGTGAATTTTTCACTGATACAGccgttaaattaattttcattactatCAACTAATccacaataaatttgaaaatgttaaactGATGCATCCAACCAATTTCTATTATTATGAcatataaaatatatttgatgattatgaatatatgaataaagtttataatattcaatggaataaaataaattataatgaaaataagttttaatggAACTAAAATAAAGTTCATGTTTATGATATATTTAAATATGTTTACCAAATATCCtgcaaaaaagtaatttttgtaaatcattTCTAGATTATACATGTAAGAATTCGAATGTTTGATATAGAAGTTTAAAGTTGTTAAACGTATTTGTTTCCAGcataagtatgggagagtggggaatcatgggccactttttttcgtggAACACTCACTATGTTTGATTAGcagagaaaattaaaatgaatattgGGTATAAACTATCAGATAAACATTCACAATTCAGA
This sequence is a window from Uranotaenia lowii strain MFRU-FL chromosome 3, ASM2978415v1, whole genome shotgun sequence. Protein-coding genes within it:
- the LOC129750816 gene encoding uncharacterized protein LOC129750816, with the protein product MVKRRRIKVKVKYVPVEFQSTDYDADDSDSDESAEMPCPVNSSHPNYPVGSLAADLESSLAIWSSMKAQGKLLPIDLVRSRKLMQALHQDLQVLCRDAETRHLPIIATCKYQKYELLINNPNPTHSSYDSNSVDDDSFSNFSEPISRSTQHNQSDSRSGSRSEGCYLKHNPPNKNNDDSSTSGYRTIEPDSYNKLEEEMMRMIECLVDARLEPYFEKAKSSKVRKKT